Genomic segment of Falsibacillus pallidus:
ATCCTGACAGTTTGGGCGGTAAACGCAGCAAAAAAGCAAGGTAAAGATAATATGGATAAAAAAGTAAGTGCATAAAAACCGTTCAACAGCTTTAGAGTTTATCTCTAAGGCTGTTGGCTGTTAAAGGGAGAGTAGATTTCATGAGTGTTGAAGAAATCAAAAGAAGAGCAGTGGTTGCCGTCTTGCGCGGCACTTCCTTGGAGTCAATTATTCCAATAGGAGAAGCGTTGAAGGAAGGCGGAGTCACGGCTCTTGAAATTACGATGGAAACGCCAAAGGCGCTGGCGATCATTGAAAAAGCAGCCGATGTGTTTGGGGATGGGCTTTTGGTGGGAGCAGGAACCGTGCTAGATCCGGAAACAGCAAGAGCAGCGATTATGGCGGGTTCCCGCTTTATTTTTTCCCCGACGGTCAATGTCGAAACCATCCGCATGACAAAACGCTACGGGGTGATCAGTGTTCCAGGTGCGTTCACACCCACGGAAATTTTGAACGCTTATGAACATGGGGCTGATGTTATTAAAGTATTTCCAGCAGGAAGTTTCGGACCCGGCTATTTCAAAAATATCGCCGGTCCGCTGCCGCAGATTCCGCTGATGCCCACAGGAGGCATCAACCTGGAGAATGCCAAGGATTATCTGAAAGCAGGTGCGGTTGCAGTTGGAGTCGGCACTTCCTTGGTCGATCCCAAAAGGGCTTTGACAGAGGCTTATTTGGCCGAAGTTACCCTAAAGGCAAGAAGGCTGATGGAAGAGGTTCGGTTAGCCAGGGGATGAGCGGATCGTCCTTTTCTTTTTTTCTTTAACTGGAAATACAACCAATTTACCGCTAAAATGAAGTCATTGAAGCAAGGTGAAAGAGGAAGATAGTATGGAAAAAGTGACAATGGCCGATGTAGCGAGAGAAGCGGGAGTATCCAAAAGTACGGTTTCTCAATTTTTAAATAAACGGTATGAATACATGGGGGAAAAAACAAAGCTCAAGATTGAAGCAGCGATTGAGCGGCTCGGTTATCAACCCAATTTTATCGCAAGGAGTTTGAAGCAAAAGAGGACCTCCATGGTGGGCATTATCGTGGCGAATATTATGCACTATTTATCAACAGAAATCAGCCGCGCGATTGAGGACTTCTGTCAAGACCATGACCTGCATGCGATTGTTTGCAATGCTGATGATGATCCGGAGAAGGAGAAGCGCTATATCGAAATGCTGCGGGCAAAACAGGTTGATGGGCTGATTATTTTTCCAACGGAACTAAATACGGAATTATATGCAGGAATGATTAAGGAAGGTTATCCGGTGGTGTTTGTCGACCGCAAAGTGGAGATGTTGGACGCCTTTTCGGTGGTGACGGACAATAGGGAATCCACTTATAAGGCGATTCAGAGCTTTATTGCAAATGGCCACCGCCATATTGCATTTGCCGTTCAGCCGCTTATCGTCAGTACGCGAAAAGAACGTCTGGAGGGCTATAAAAATGCGATGGTGGAAGCTGGCCTGCCAATCCGGCCTGAGTTTATTATCGAATCAAGCATTGGCGAGATGAAAAGGAAATTGGAGGAACTCTTTTCCTTGGAGGATCCGCCGACTGCTCTGTTTGCCGGAAATGACCGGGTATTTTTGACCGTGGTCGAATTTCTGAAGGGTAAGGGACTGAAGATTGGTCAAGATGTTGATTTGATTGTCTTTGATAATATTCCATTTGCGAATTTGATGGATAAGCCCATCTCCTTTATTATGCAGCCGGCCACGGAAATGGGAATGAAGGCAGCGGAATTGTTATTTGACCAAATCAATAAAGTAGAGAAGGAGCCTCAAAAGTTTATCTTTCCGAGCGAGATGGTGTAGACGGCGTCTGACATCATCGAAGCTTATTGGTTAACGGGTGATTCTTCATTCAATTAAGTCCAAGGAAGTACAATATTAATTAAGTAAATCGGTTTACTTAATTAAATTAAGGAGTTAGTACCATGAAAATACAACTTGCTCTGGATCGGCTGGAAATTGCCGATGCCATACAAATAACGAGAATGGTAGAGGATTCGATTGATTGGATTGAGGTGGGGACCTCTCTTATTAAAGAGTTCGGGATGGCCAGTGTTCGTGAGTTGAAGCAGGCTTTCCCTGCTAAAACAATTGTCGCTGATATGAAAACGATTGACAATGCCCGTTATGAATTCGAAATGGCTTTTAGGTCGGGAGCTGATGTCGCGACTGTCATGGGTGTTTCGCCGCTCGTAACGATTGATATTTGCATGGAAGTTGCCGCTCGTTTTAATAAAAAGGTCATGTTTGATCTGCTAAATACATCAGAAGATCAGGTTAGGGAATTAATGAATTACCGAGACGCCATCTTTTGCGCCCACGTAAGCAAGGATGAGCAGGAGGAGTCCGGTGAGCGGAATAAGGGGACAAAGAACGGAGCCCTTTTTACCGAAAATGAAGTTCAAGTTGCAGCAGCAGGCGGCATTACTATTGAATCGTTAGCCGCTTTAAGAAAATCCCTGAATCCTTCAGTTGTCATTGTCGGCTCAGCTATTACCAAAGCCAGCAATCCAACTCAGGCGGCAGCAAGATTGAAACAGGCAGTATTGAAAGGGGAATAGAAAATGTCAATCATTCCAAAGATTTTAAAGGAAATAGAAATGGTTCTTGATCAGGTGGCCGAGGAAGAGCTTCAACATCTGGCCCTTGAATTGCAAAAAGCAAAGCGGATTTTTATCATTGGTGAAGGGCGATCCGGGTTAATGGCCAAATCGTTTGCCATGCGACTAATGCACTTGGGTGCAACCGTATATGTGGTGGGTGAAACTATCACACCTTCCATTGCTGAAGGCGATATCCTGGTTGCGGTTTCAGGTTCGGGAACTACCAAGAGTGTGGTTTGGACGGCGGAGAGGACCAAATCGCTAGGCTGTTCCGTGCTTGGGGTTACGACCAATCCGGAGTCAGCGCTGGCAGCTGCAGCTACAGCGGTTATTCATGTTCCAGCAGCAACCAAATATCGCCGCGAAAATGAACTGCAAACGATTCAACCACTAGGATCTTTATTTGACCAATCTGTTCATATTTTATTCGATACCATCTGCTTAATGTTCAGCAAGCTGAATGAGGTCGACCATAACGCAGCATTTGGGCGCCATAGCAATCTCGAATAGAATTTTGGAGTATCAGGGGCATCAGTGATGAATAATTTATGAAGACAGGTGAAAGGGTATCCTGTTTTCGATTTTTCCGCTGTATATTTACTAGTTTTGGCAAATACGTTTTTAAATAAAAAGAAAAAGTAATAACTAAAATCTCATATACAATACGGTAAAACGTATCATAAATAAGGACGGAAATTAACAGAAAAAGAGTCAGTTCAAAATTTGAACTGGCTCTCTTTTTGGTTTAAAAATCCCCATCTCTTTGTAGTAGCCCTTATACGTTCTAGCTTTTGCTTCAAAATTCTTAAGAAATGAAGTTTAAAGCAGCTAAAAAAAGATATTAAAAGGGTAGAGGTGAATAGAATGGTGAATTTTTTAATAGGGGCGACGATCCTATTTATTGCAATCAATCTTGTTTATTTTTTTACAAATAAAACGTATCGAAAAAGCTACTTTAGTACACCGCTTTTTCTTAAGTTATTCTTCGTATTGAGTATGATATTGGTTGGTTTTGCAGCAATATACTATCTTCTGTCTTTAGAAGGAGTCATCTTAGTGCAATCCCTTTCTTCGCGAAAACCAATTGAGCCAACCATCATAAATGTATTGTACTTTAGCGGAGAGACCCTGATCTCGGTAGGGTATGGAGACATGCTTCCTGTAGGGGTAACTAGACTGTTTGCAGTGATTGAATCAATGATCGGCCTGCTCCTGCCGACAGCTTACTTTATGAAAGCACTCGATTTATCAAACCGATCCAATCAAAATTAACCAGTGAAACCGCTTCAACTTGTTAGAGAAGTTTTATTTATTGACTGCTCCCCACGACGTTATCACTTCCGGGACCACCTTTATGTATCAGAGGAAAAAAGGAAAAACATCAAATGTTGAACCAACAATTGTATTCATTTTTCAGAAACATCAAGTATGATGGATACTAACGAATCCAATAGGAGGAATTTGTCCATGAAGTATAAAAAGGTCCGGTGGGGAATCATCGGCTGCGGAGATGTGACTGAAAAGAAAAGCGGTCCTGCTTTTCACAAGGTTGAGAACTCAGAACTTGTGGCGGTCATGAGGAGAACGGGTGAGCTGGCCAGGGATTATGCGAAAAGACACCATGTTCAGAAGTGGTACGATGATGCGGATGGATTGATTCACGACCCTGATGTGGATGCGGTCTATATCGCTACGCCTCCTGGGTCGCACAAGGAATATACGCTGAAGGCAGCGGCTGCGGGGAAGCCAGTTTATGTGGAGAAGCCAATGGCCCGCAGCGCCGAGGAGTGCAAAGAGATGGTGGCGGCATGCAAAGAAGCCGGGGTTCCTTTATATGTGGCTTATTACCGCCGGGCACAGGAGCGCTTTTTGAAAATAAAAGAATTGCTGGATCAAAAGGCGATTGGGGAAGTTCGTTTTGTCTCTTCGACTCAGTATCAGAAAGCGAGGGACGGCGTGAAGAACTCGGACCATCTTCCATGGCGCGTGCAGCCTCAGATAGCGGGTGGCGGCCTGTTCTTTGATTTGGCGAGCCATACGCTCGATATTCTAGATTTCCTGCTTGGACCGATCCAGGAAGCAAAAGGCTTTGCCTCGAATCAAGCGGGCTACTATGAGGCCGAGGATATAGTGACGGGTACATATCAGTTTCAAACCGGCGTTCACGGGATTGGAAAGTGGTGTTTCACCGCGTTTGAAGACGTCGATAGGAATGAGATTGTCGGAAGCAAGGGGAAAATCAGCTTTTCTACTTTTGGAGATGACCCGGTCATATTAACCACCAGTGATGGGCAGCAGCAATGGAGCTTCGAGCGCCCTGAGCATGTCCACCAGCCGCTTGTTGAAACAATCGTGAAAGAGTTGACTGAGGGCGGAAACTTGTGTCCGAGTAAGGGAGAATCGGGTTTAAGAACTAACCGCGTGATGGATGAAATTGTAGGTAATTGAAAAGTAGATTTAGTGGAATCGGAGCAGATGGAGTAAAAAAGAAATCCGGAGAAGAGGGACGCCAGTAAAGAAACAAGCTAATGAAGATTTTAAGAGACGTGCTAGAGACTCTTTCCAGCATAGCAAAGAAGAAGTTTATCCATATGTAGATAAACTTCTTTTTTCTTTTGGCTCTTTTCTCAAAGTTTGTTGCTTTTATTATTAAAGTAGAATCAAATATGCGATAAAAAAAGTATATAGCAAGAAAAGAGGCTGGATGCTCCATTTCAACGCGCCATACAGCTAGTATTACGTTAAAATCGGCACTAAGATTTTAACAACAATGTTTACGAAAACAGCCTTTCTTTTTATCGAATAAAATACCGCCCTAATAGATTGCCTATGAGAAAAACCGGAATAAAGATCAGACTTAGCGGGAGACTTGCGAACATCAACGGCCAGGTTAATAATCCATTTTCTATTAAATAATAATAGGCCAAGAAGCAGTAAGGGATCAGGAGGACCAGTGAGGTTAGGATGCCAGGCGTGTAGCCCTTGAACATGATGGTTTGAACAATGTGGATGAACGCCTGAAAGACAAATAGATTTAGAATGGCTGTAAATAAAAGAAAGCTGCCGCCATGGGCAGTCGTCCATGCAATGAAGGACATGAATAGCAGTATCCAAGCTGCCGAAACGGCAAGCTGGGCAGCGGTCGAACCTAGTTTTTTCCTTGCATTTAAGGCTTGTTGGACGAACTTAGTTTTCGGATAGTTGCTTGCAGTCATGGAAGATTCTATAGTGATGATTTCTTCTAAGTCATGGAAAATAAAAATGATGGGAAGCATCCAAATGATTGTTTTAAGATCAAGAAATGAGTGGAGAGTTTCTAGCATTTTTTCGTCTGCCCCCTTTCGTCTGGTAAGATTTCGTTTTCGCCTGGCCGAGCCCTGGACGAACTGCGTTGCAATTCTGTTCATTTTCATCTTTACCTGATCCCTCATTTGACCGATCCTCTTCCAAAAAATTCATTTTTAAAATTCATATTCCTTGAGCGAGTTGAATATGTTCCTTTGATGGAGCGGATTGATATAGAGCCACATGAACTACTGCAAAAAGGGTGATGCCGTTTTGCTCGACTCTTTAACAGAGGTCAAAAAAGAGTTAAAAAAAAAGATGAAGAAAAAATCAGTCTGCCTTCCGTCATTATCAGAACATGATAAAAAATGTATTGAGCATATAAAGGAAAAGACGAGGCAGCTAAACCAGAACAATGTCACAAGGACGCAAGCTTATTTTAAATTTTACCTTCAGTATCCTGAAATACATTGGGCCCTTCTCGGACATATGATCTCGCGAAATGTTGGCTGGAATATGACCGATTTAAAAGGGGAATTGCTGACGAAACTTTTGTCTGAAAAGGAACAGCTGGCTTTTTTTACTTTTTTGGAGCGCGGCAGCTGGTTGATTTTCCAAGATATATATTCTCAATTTTTGATATATGATTTGGGTGTGAGGAGGGGCAAAGAAATGTTCCACCTTTTGCCGTTCTTTCATACATCAACGTTTATGGAGACGATGTGGCGTTATTTTTGGCGCAGTGGGGACCGTTATACGTTGGCCATTGCGATGGTGATAAATGAACAGAGCTATTTGGAAAAAAGGTTGATTCAAAATGATCGTTTACAAAAGAACGTAACCGGTACGGTGGGTTTCAAAATGTATGAATTTTTGCGGCTGAATAATATTCTTTTTCCTTATTATCCTGGGGGAAAAGAGCAGAAAGCATCACTCGTCGGCGCCACTTCAAGGCAATTTACTTCACTGCACAAAAGAATTTTATTCGGGAAAAATTTGTATTCCCTCCTTTTTCAACGGGGAGAGATCCTCGAGGGGGTCTTGAAATGGGCACATGGATCGCCACATACCGGCTCAAGGAAAGATTACTGGCCAGATCTGTTTAATGATATCAATGAATCTTACCCCCGTGCTCTCTATAAACGGCGGGTGAAGAATTGCTTGTTGAAAAAGGACGCTAATCGGCTGTACAGTCCGCCTTTGAAATACGCATGGCCTGCTGCATCACATGATGACAGGAGCGAAGAAGACTGGTTCGAGGATTGGAGTGTCATGGAATACCTTAAGGGAGAAGCCAATTTCGATGGAGAGATACTAACTAGCTATTGCAAAACCTTTGAAACCATTGAACTGGCGGTTATGGCGAAGGAAGCCCTCCTGCTGCGAGAAGACGGGACATAGGGACAGGTTTCTTGTCCCATTTTCAGAAACAGGAAAAAAGCATGAGGAAGGCCCTCATGCTTTTTATTTTGTCATTCAAAGGGAGCAGAAGAACCTTCCCGGAGCTTTTACCATTCTTTCGGTTCGTAGTTTAATTCCCTAAATAATTGTGTTTTCTCTTTCTTAGATAGATCTCTCCATTGTCCTGGTGGAAGGTTTCCAAGGTGGATATTCATGATTCGTGTTCTTTGCAGACGGTAAACCTCGTATCCCAATTCACCGCACATACGGCGGATTTGGCGGTTTAGCCCCTGGGTCAAAATGATTTGGAAATCGAATTTTGACAATTGTTCCACTTTACAAGGAAGGGTTTTTGTCCCCAAGATTTTGACGCCCTCTGACATCTTTTTCAAGAATTCTGGCGTGATGGGCTTGTCTACTGAAACTATATATTCCTTTTCATGCTGATTTTCAGCTCGCAGGATTTCGTTGACAATGTCGCCGTCGTTCGTAAGAAGTATCAGACCCTCTGACTCTTTATCAAGACGTCCAATATTAAATACTCTTAATGGATGGTTGACCAGGTCCACAATATTACCTTTGACGCCTTTTTCTGTCGTGCTGGTGATGCCTACAGGTTTATTTAAGGCAAGATAGACGTTGTTCCTGGCTACACGGATTGGGTTTCCGTCTACTTTCACGTCATCTCCAGGTTCAACCTGGCTGCCTATCGTGGCACGCTTCCCGTTGATCGTAACCCTTCCGTCGGCAACCAATTTATCGGCACCGCGTCTGGAAGCTTTACCGGCTTCACTGATAAATTTATTAATACGCACGTTAACACATCCTTAATAGACGATACTTTTATTAAACACTATGTATTTAAGTAAATCACAAAATCAACATTAGATAAACGGTAATTTGGGACATAGGGGACAGGTTCCTTGTCCCATAGCAAAGCCCCAATTCAAAGGCAGCAATTCTATCACCATTATACCCAGGGGATATGGTAAATAATTCGGTCCATTAATACAGTAAGGTCAGGCATCAATCTAGTATGAAAATAACTGCTGTTTAGCTTACACTACTTTATAAGAAGGGAGGCAGTAATTAATGCACTCAATTAACAAGATAGGTAAGAGGTTCTGGTATATCACTCCAATATCGGAAACGGACCGTCCCATTCTAGGTATGGTGGTGGGGGATAACAAGACATTGATGATCGATGCCGGCAACTCGGAGGATCATGCCCGCTACTTCTTGAATGAACTTTTCCAAAGGGAAGTGCCCAATCCTGATATGGTTGTGCTTACTCATTGGCATTGGGATCATATATTTGGTCTTTCAGCATTACCGAATACCGTTTCGGTTGCATCAAAAGAAACAAAAATGGAGATGGAGAAGCTCATTCCGCTTTCATGGTCAGATGAGGCAATAGATGCAAGGGTGAAAGAAGGGACTGAAATCGAATTCTGTGCGAAAGCCATTAAAAATGAATACACGGACCACCGGGATATCAAGATTGTCTTGCCAGATTTAACTTTTGAAAAAAGAGTGGAAATCGACCTTGGCGGCATAACTTGTATCGTACAGCATGTTGGAGGCGACCACGCCTCAGATTCAGTGGTCGTATATGTTGAAGAAGAAAAAATCCTTTTTCTCGGTGACTGTATCTATCCAGATATCTTTTCCGAAAAAGAGAACTATACCATCAAGCAGACCCTCCGATTATTAGATGAATTAGAAGTATTCGATGCCGATACATATATCCTTTCGCATCAAAAGGCAATTTCAAAAGAAGAATTCAAACAGGAAGCGGCCATGCTTAGAACAATTGCGAACTATACGGATATGTGCGGAGGGGCCGAGCAGAAAATAGTAGATGAATACGCAAAGCACGTCAAAAGGGAACTGACAGAAGACGAAAGATTAACCATCACAGACTTTGTGAATGGCTACAGCGGGACATAGGGGACAGGTTTCTTGTCCCATTTTTTGAAGCATATGAAGCATGGGGACAGTCCTCATGCTCCTTTTTTACATTGGAAGCGAAAGCACCATCCCCGTGCTTCACTAGTGTCTGGCAAGCCCTCTCTCAAACGCCGCTAAATGATTTAGTGATGCATTTCGCAGCTGCGAGAAGACGATTTGCACATCACTTGGGAGGTTAAAAGATAAAAATTTATCGTACATCGCTATGTTATCTATTTCTCCCTGAACTCCTGCAGCATAGGCAGCCTTTACGCTTTCAGGGGTGGAAACAAACGATTGGGATATATCAGTCGGAATTGGCACCTGGTATCGTTCAAAAAGCGGCATTAGGGCACTTATATGCCTCAATTCTGCTTCTTTGATCTGAGCAAAGGTTCTTATGCTGCCAAAGGTTCCGAGTATATTATTATATCTGGCTTGGGCGAGGTATTCGTCCTGCATGGCATACGTCAGCATCTGGGGCAGGGTTAGCGACGATGCGGCAGCGTTTAACGCTCCTTTTGCACCGAAGTCACCCATTTGCCTATGGAAGTGAGTGGATCTAGGGTTCTTTTGAAGGAAATACAAAAACCATACTGCGTGGTTCTGTTCGTCAGATGCAGCACGGCGGAAACGATCTTTAATGGCTGGATCCTGTACTTTATCGGCAATATCCAAATAGGAATCTACTGCCTCCTGCTCATCCTTAAAAGCGAATTCAATGCCTGCTTTGTAAGTGGCAGGGCACTCTTCAATAATTTGATAGGACGGCTTTTTACCCGTTAACTTGATGAAAATTTGAGTGAATTCTTCAAGATGACGCTTTTCATCTTTTTGAATCTCAAGAATCTTATCCTTTTCCTCTTGAGTTGGGGCCATCCCGGCTATTTTCGCATAGCAGGCGATTGCGCTATATTCAGCGTTAATAGCCTTTTGGATATCATTTAAAAGCTGGGTATCTATCGGTGCTCGATAATAATGATCATAGTTTGGGGCATAAAAAGGGAAATACACGTGGTTCCTCCTCCGTTTCTGCTCATTCCTGTTATTTTATGCAAGGAGTATAGGCAGGGTGTGCATGGGACATAGGGACAGGTTTCTTGTCCCATTTTCAGAAGGAGGAGGGGGAAAGCATGGGGACGGTCCTCATGCCTCTCTTTAATCAAAAAGGAAGCAAAGGAAACGTCCCCGCGCTTCATTACCTTGATTGAGCGGCTTGTATCTTTTCTGGCCTGAAAGAAGCATCATGTTCCAGTCTGCCATCTTCCATGCGATAGACTTTATCGCAGTATTCCAGCATTCGTTCGTCATGTGTAACCATAATGGCTGCTTTGTTTCTCATTTTGGCCTCTTTGGCGATGAGTTGAACCACTTCATGAGCTTTTTTTGAATCAAGGCTTGCTGTTGGTTCATCTGCGAGAATAATAGAAGGGTCGTTTATAAATGCACGGGCAATGGCGGTCCGCTGGCGTTCTCCTCCAGATAACTGTTCCGGCAGCTTCTCCAGTTTTGATCCCAATCCCAAGCTTTGCAAAAGTTCTTTAGCATATTCCTTATCCTCTTTTAAAAGCTTCCCTGCCATTCTTTTCACGACAAGCAGTTGTTCCAGTACATTTAAATAGGGAATCAGGTTGCTTGTTTGTAAGATGAATCCTATTTCCTCGAGGCGAAAGCGGGCTAAATCCTTAGGGTTTAAATCATTTAGATTCTTCTCTTTCAGAATAACCTCACCTTCAGATGCTTGGAGCAAGGCACCTGCGATAGCCAAAAATGTACTTTTTCCAGAACCCGATGGGCCAATGACAGCCACGAATTCCCCTTGATCAACAGTCAAGGAAATGTCATTTAGAGCCAGAACTTGATTCTCGCCTTGCTGATATATTTTAGAAACGTTCTTAAATTGAATTCCTGACATTATTCTACCCTCCCGATCGCTTGAAGCGGGTCTACTTTTGTTATTTTTCGGACTGAGACCAATGAACTTAAAATCGATATGACCAGTAATAAAAGGGCATAAAGGATGACAAGTTTAGGGTCAAGTGAGAATGGCATTTCATCCGGCAGAATAAGCGCCGTTCCGTAGGTTAGCAAAATCCCTGCTGCAATACTGGTGAAGGATAGAAGAAATACCTGGGAGACAATTGCTCTGCCAAGGAAGCGATTGCTTGCGCCAATGGCTTTTAAGATGCCGAATTGATTGGATTTTTGCAAGGTTAGGACGTAAAAGAATACGCCTAGTACAAATGCCGAGATAGCCAAGAGAAAAGCAAGCATCATCATAATCGTCCCGTTTTCTTCTTTATAGCCTGGCATCCCTTGGATAGCATCAGCCTTAGTTACGATTTCTGTATTTTTAAATTGCTGATTCATTTTTTTTGCGTCGATATTTTCTCCTTGCAGCATAATGGCATTGACCGGTTTTTTAATTCCTTTATCTGCACCAGGAGCTGCAAATTGTATGGCGCGCCATTTATCCAAAGAAGTGAAGATAGCGGGTAAATGATTATAGGTTTCATTCTTAACGAACCCGGCAATTCTCAGCTTTTCCAAAGATCCCTCAATCTTTAGCGTATCCCCAATTTTGAGGCCTTTTTTCTTTAACGTATCGTTTGCGATAACGTCGACCAATTCTTTTGCCTGGAGAGGACTTCCCTCAATTACTTTCGGTTCCAGAAAACTGCCTGGTTCTACTCCAAGTAGGGCAACATCGATCTTTTCATTATCGTTCGAATTGGTATTGCTGCGGACAGTCCCCATGGTTGCACCCATGGCTGATGCCGCAGAAACATTAGCTTCTTTTTCTAATTTATCCGCCAATGATTCACTTAATAATGAACGGCTCATTGAGGATCTTGATCCATCTTCAAAAGTTACATAATTGGCATCCATATTTTTAAATGTCGCCGCACTTAAAGTAGAAAGCCCATTGCCTAAGCCTG
This window contains:
- a CDS encoding ABC transporter permease, encoding MFLAIRELKHGKLRFLMIGIITVLIAWLVFILSGLGNGLSTLSAATFKNMDANYVTFEDGSRSSMSRSLLSESLADKLEKEANVSAASAMGATMGTVRSNTNSNDNEKIDVALLGVEPGSFLEPKVIEGSPLQAKELVDVIANDTLKKKGLKIGDTLKIEGSLEKLRIAGFVKNETYNHLPAIFTSLDKWRAIQFAAPGADKGIKKPVNAIMLQGENIDAKKMNQQFKNTEIVTKADAIQGMPGYKEENGTIMMMLAFLLAISAFVLGVFFYVLTLQKSNQFGILKAIGASNRFLGRAIVSQVFLLSFTSIAAGILLTYGTALILPDEMPFSLDPKLVILYALLLLVISILSSLVSVRKITKVDPLQAIGRVE